The following are encoded together in the Raineyella sp. LH-20 genome:
- the secG gene encoding preprotein translocase subunit SecG: MWWPILTLSIVLVVLSVILTGFILLHKNRGGGLSDLFGGGMSTSMGGSSMAERNLDRLTLVIGIIWLACIVALLVLYRLHPGL, translated from the coding sequence ATGTGGTGGCCCATCCTGACGCTCTCCATCGTGCTCGTGGTCCTGAGCGTGATCCTGACCGGGTTCATTCTTCTGCACAAGAACCGTGGTGGTGGGTTGTCCGACCTGTTCGGTGGTGGCATGTCCACCTCGATGGGCGGATCCTCGATGGCCGAACGCAACCTCGACCGACTGACCCTCGTCATCGGCATCATCTGGTTGGCGTGCATCGTCGCGCTGCTGGTCCTCTACCGGCTCCATCCGGGCCTGTGA
- a CDS encoding RNA polymerase-binding protein RbpA, giving the protein MIGGSAIRGSRVGAGPMGEADRGDAAPRRYVSYFCANGHETRPAFAAEAEIPVEWDCPRCGLPANTDELNPPPPPRTAVYKTHLAYVKERRSDDEAKEILAEALQSLRARRAAGEVIY; this is encoded by the coding sequence GTGATCGGTGGTAGCGCGATCCGCGGGAGCCGCGTCGGGGCCGGACCGATGGGGGAGGCCGATCGCGGCGATGCCGCCCCGCGCCGGTACGTCTCCTACTTCTGCGCGAACGGGCACGAGACCCGGCCGGCCTTCGCGGCCGAGGCCGAGATCCCGGTGGAGTGGGACTGCCCGCGGTGCGGGCTCCCGGCGAACACTGACGAGCTCAACCCGCCCCCGCCGCCCAGGACTGCGGTCTACAAGACCCACCTCGCGTACGTGAAGGAGCGTCGCTCCGACGACGAGGCCAAGGAGATCCTCGCCGAGGCGCTGCAGTCGCTGCGTGCCCGGCGCGCCGCAGGCGAGGTCATCTACTGA
- a CDS encoding helix-turn-helix domain-containing protein, producing MTDDVTLVREAAGDDPGRGLRAVRSLRVLADRLEALQVARARRLGWSWQDIADELGVSRQAAHKKHGRHDV from the coding sequence CGTGACGCTGGTGCGGGAGGCCGCCGGGGACGACCCGGGGCGAGGGCTGCGTGCGGTCCGGTCGCTGCGGGTCCTGGCGGATCGTCTGGAGGCGCTCCAGGTGGCGCGGGCGCGGCGGCTGGGCTGGTCGTGGCAGGACATCGCCGACGAACTCGGCGTTTCCCGCCAGGCGGCGCACAAGAAGCATGGGAGACACGATGTTTGA
- a CDS encoding glucose-6-phosphate dehydrogenase assembly protein OpcA, with translation MTIEMKNTTASKVSGALLHHHHEMGNAGSGMVHTFIVATDRDDYWEAYNAALAANREHPSRILIVIRDPEAPDGLDASIHTATETEARGDVIVITMRGRTVEHPGSVLRPLLVPDLPVVVWWPNEAPEDLLTDRIGKLANRRITDALGAVNPTQAIIDRAYYHSAGDTDLAWTRTTTWRALLAAALDQVRQPVTSATVEAGTDNAPASLLAAWLGLKLGVEVTVIQTAGPGITAARLQTPAGAVEIVRTGLDDTAYRMPGQPERKVALRRRNVDELITEELRRMDDDVVLAEVLAEMVRQNGQCALDLSRRGATLA, from the coding sequence ATGACCATCGAAATGAAGAACACCACCGCCAGCAAGGTGTCCGGCGCCCTGCTCCACCACCACCACGAGATGGGCAACGCCGGCAGCGGCATGGTGCACACGTTCATCGTCGCCACCGACCGCGACGACTACTGGGAGGCCTACAACGCCGCGCTGGCCGCCAACCGCGAGCACCCCTCGCGGATCCTCATCGTGATCCGCGACCCGGAGGCCCCGGACGGGCTGGACGCCTCGATCCACACCGCGACCGAGACCGAGGCGCGCGGCGACGTCATCGTGATCACGATGCGGGGGCGGACCGTGGAACACCCCGGCTCGGTGCTGCGCCCGCTCCTGGTCCCCGATCTGCCGGTGGTGGTGTGGTGGCCCAATGAGGCCCCCGAGGACCTGCTCACCGACCGGATCGGCAAGCTGGCCAATCGTCGGATCACCGATGCCCTCGGCGCGGTGAACCCGACCCAGGCGATCATCGACCGGGCGTACTACCACTCGGCCGGCGACACCGACCTCGCCTGGACCCGTACGACGACGTGGCGGGCGCTGCTCGCCGCCGCCCTCGACCAGGTCCGCCAGCCGGTCACCTCCGCCACCGTCGAGGCCGGCACCGACAACGCCCCCGCGAGTCTGCTCGCCGCCTGGCTCGGGCTCAAACTGGGCGTCGAGGTCACCGTGATCCAGACCGCCGGCCCCGGCATCACCGCCGCCCGGCTGCAGACCCCGGCGGGAGCGGTCGAGATCGTCCGCACCGGCCTCGATGACACCGCCTACCGGATGCCCGGTCAGCCCGAGCGCAAGGTGGCCCTGCGGCGTCGCAACGTCGACGAACTGATCACCGAGGAACTGCGCCGGATGGACGACGACGTGGTGCTGGCCGAGGTGCTGGCCGAGATGGTCCGCCAGAACGGCCAGTGCGCCCTCGACCTGTCCCGGCGCGGCGCGACGCTGGCCTGA
- a CDS encoding Clp protease N-terminal domain-containing protein, which produces MFERFTEEARRVVRRAEGVADELRSAEIGPGHLLVALVETSPAVRTALVASGADPRAVIATGREVLRAGGLDSEALASLGVDLEQVRQQADAVFGDGALDRVGRGGTGRSRFDRNAKKTLELALRETIRLQDRTIESRHLCLAVLREGGEGRVVLERSSVDSATLRSALETPQPPTSA; this is translated from the coding sequence ATGTTTGAGCGATTCACCGAGGAGGCTCGTCGGGTGGTTCGGCGTGCGGAAGGTGTGGCCGACGAGCTCCGATCCGCTGAGATCGGCCCAGGGCATCTGCTGGTCGCCCTGGTGGAGACCTCGCCCGCGGTGCGGACTGCGCTCGTCGCCAGCGGCGCCGACCCTAGGGCCGTCATCGCGACGGGGCGTGAGGTGCTGCGGGCCGGCGGCCTGGACTCGGAAGCCTTGGCGAGTCTGGGTGTCGATCTGGAGCAGGTCCGCCAGCAGGCGGACGCCGTGTTCGGCGACGGCGCACTGGATCGGGTCGGACGGGGTGGGACCGGACGGTCGAGATTCGATCGCAACGCCAAGAAGACTCTCGAACTCGCGCTGCGGGAGACGATCCGCCTGCAGGACCGGACCATCGAGTCGCGCCATCTCTGTCTGGCCGTGCTCAGGGAGGGTGGCGAGGGCCGAGTCGTGCTGGAGCGGTCCAGCGTGGACTCGGCGACGCTACGGTCCGCTCTGGAGACGCCACAGCCGCCGACGTCGGCGTGA